The following are encoded in a window of Halorarum salinum genomic DNA:
- the hpt gene encoding hypoxanthine/guanine phosphoribosyltransferase: MDQLRQSLLDAPIIEKGDYQYFVHPISDGVPMLEPELLREIVIRIIRKAEIEDVDKIVTPAAMGIHISTALSLMTDIPLVVIRKREYGLDGEVALAQETGYSESEMYINDVYEGDKVLVLDDVLSTGGTMKGILDALTHIGADVVDVVAVIKKAGPNKLDDTDYSVKTLVNVTVEDGEVVIVDEFGDG, from the coding sequence ATGGACCAACTGCGCCAGTCCTTGCTCGACGCTCCCATCATCGAGAAGGGGGACTACCAGTACTTCGTCCACCCGATCAGCGACGGCGTCCCGATGCTCGAGCCGGAGCTGCTGCGCGAGATCGTCATCCGCATCATCCGGAAGGCCGAGATCGAGGACGTGGACAAGATCGTCACCCCCGCGGCGATGGGCATCCACATCTCCACGGCGCTCTCGCTCATGACGGACATCCCGCTCGTCGTCATCCGCAAGCGGGAGTACGGACTCGACGGGGAGGTGGCGCTCGCCCAGGAGACCGGCTACTCGGAGTCCGAGATGTACATCAACGACGTGTACGAGGGCGACAAGGTGCTCGTCCTCGACGACGTGCTCTCGACGGGCGGGACGATGAAGGGCATCCTCGACGCGCTCACCCACATCGGGGCCGACGTGGTCGACGTCGTCGCCGTCATCAAGAAGGCCGGCCCGAACAAGCTCGACGACACGGACTACTCCGTGAAGACGCTCGTCAACGTCACCGTCGAGGACGGCGAGGTCGTCATCGTCGACGAGTTCGGCGACGGCTGA